In Geminocystis sp. NIES-3709, a single genomic region encodes these proteins:
- a CDS encoding lipoate--protein ligase family protein, with amino-acid sequence MNKWRFIPLMKGDGKLHMAIDEWLLIQHQKYNHPSTLRFYTWNPPAISLGVSQKRHFPSHWQNLTYQGKPIDLVKRPSGGRGVLHQGDLTYMVITSHLDGNLDQVYRQICQFLILGWQKLGVDLQFGQPERQYLHSANCFKLATNADLVDRAGNKFIGSSQLKKGKFTLQHGSMLLKPDKELFQKVFNTVPPKTILSSSICLESIVNILTKSAEDYFNCQFEIQPLSPQELNQIQKMITL; translated from the coding sequence ATGAATAAATGGCGTTTTATTCCTTTAATGAAGGGAGATGGTAAATTACACATGGCGATCGATGAGTGGTTGTTAATACAACATCAAAAATACAATCATCCCTCTACACTCCGATTTTATACATGGAATCCCCCAGCCATTTCATTAGGAGTTAGCCAAAAACGACATTTTCCTAGTCATTGGCAAAATTTAACTTATCAAGGAAAACCCATTGATTTGGTGAAACGTCCTAGTGGTGGGAGAGGAGTATTACATCAAGGAGATTTAACTTATATGGTGATAACCTCCCATTTGGATGGAAATTTAGATCAAGTGTATCGGCAAATATGTCAATTCTTAATTTTGGGATGGCAAAAACTAGGAGTTGATTTACAATTTGGACAACCTGAAAGACAATATTTACACTCAGCTAATTGTTTCAAACTAGCTACTAATGCAGATCTAGTCGATCGAGCGGGAAATAAGTTTATAGGCAGTTCACAACTTAAAAAGGGCAAATTTACTCTACAACATGGTTCAATGCTCTTAAAGCCTGATAAAGAGTTATTTCAGAAAGTTTTTAATACCGTACCCCCCAAAACTATTTTATCGTCTTCTATCTGTTTGGAATCGATCGTAAATATATTAACAAAATCCGCAGAAGATTATTTTAACTGTCAGTTTGAGATTCAACCTTTATCGCCACAGGAGTTAAACCAAATTCAAAAAATGATTACTTTATAA
- a CDS encoding quinone-dependent dihydroorotate dehydrogenase produces the protein MLNLLKPLYPAFFTSLQGNPELAHVQSLNLLQQLSLNRKNIVGKWTIREMEKSFCYSHPSLCQSLWNLNFSHPLGLAPGFDKNAQGAGIWSSFGFSFAELGAVTLHPQVGNPSPRMFRLPADKAILNRMGANNDGAEAIAQRLHETWITHPRTIPIGINLCKSKITELDQAADDYVSSFRLLRSYADYFVVNVSSPNTPGLRSLQGTEQLEPILEGLQNENQGEKPILIKIAPDLEWHEITSILRASQQYNLSGIVATNTTIKKDGLKTEILPATGKPITEEAGGISGKPLRIRSTEVIKFIYQETRGNLPIIGVGGIFDTESAWEKITAGASLLQFYSGWIYEGPWVVKEILEGLTVKLAENGLNHIQQAIGIEAQKNNDNNPK, from the coding sequence ATGTTAAATCTTCTTAAACCTTTATATCCTGCTTTTTTTACCTCTTTACAAGGTAATCCTGAGCTTGCCCATGTACAAAGCCTCAATTTATTACAACAATTAAGTTTGAATAGGAAGAATATTGTAGGAAAATGGACTATTCGAGAAATGGAAAAATCTTTCTGTTATAGTCATCCTTCTCTATGTCAATCTTTATGGAATCTAAACTTTTCTCATCCTTTAGGTTTAGCACCGGGATTTGATAAAAATGCTCAAGGGGCTGGAATTTGGTCAAGTTTTGGCTTTAGTTTTGCGGAATTAGGTGCTGTTACCCTTCATCCTCAAGTTGGTAATCCTTCCCCCCGAATGTTTCGCTTACCAGCGGATAAAGCAATTCTTAATCGCATGGGTGCTAATAATGATGGTGCAGAGGCGATCGCACAAAGACTACACGAGACATGGATAACACATCCTCGTACTATTCCCATCGGTATTAACTTATGTAAATCTAAAATTACTGAATTAGATCAAGCGGCTGATGATTATGTTAGTAGTTTTCGTCTTTTACGTTCTTATGCAGACTATTTTGTCGTCAATGTCAGTTCTCCTAATACTCCCGGACTTCGATCGTTACAGGGAACAGAACAATTAGAACCAATCCTAGAGGGTTTACAAAACGAAAATCAAGGTGAAAAACCGATTTTGATTAAAATTGCACCAGACTTAGAATGGCATGAGATAACGTCAATTTTAAGGGCTTCTCAACAATATAATTTATCGGGGATAGTTGCCACAAATACTACCATTAAAAAAGATGGATTAAAAACCGAGATTTTACCCGCCACAGGTAAGCCGATTACAGAGGAAGCAGGAGGAATTAGTGGAAAACCGTTAAGAATTCGATCGACAGAAGTAATTAAGTTTATTTATCAAGAAACTAGGGGTAATTTGCCTATAATTGGCGTAGGTGGTATTTTTGACACAGAATCGGCATGGGAAAAAATTACAGCAGGAGCAAGTTTATTACAATTTTATAGCGGTTGGATTTATGAAGGCCCTTGGGTTGTTAAAGAAATTTTAGAAGGCTTAACTGTAAAATTGGCAGAAAATGGACTTAATCACATACAACAAGCCATTGGTATAGAAGCACAAAAAAATAACGATAATAATCCTAAATAA
- the menB gene encoding 1,4-dihydroxy-2-naphthoyl-CoA synthase — protein MSVNWEAFGQYEDILYFKYDGIAKIVINRPHKRNAFRPQTVFELYHAFCDAREDQTIGVILLTGAGPHTDGKYAFCSGGDQSVRGKAGYIGDDGIPRLNVLDLQRLIRTIPKVVIALVAGYAIGGGHVLHLICDLSIAADNAIFGQTGPKVGSFDGGFGASYLARIVGQKKAREIWFLCRQYNAQEALDMGLVNTVVPISELENEGIKWAQEILEKSPTAIRCLKSAFNADCDGQAGLQELAGNATLLYYLTEEGTEGKQAFLEKRSPNFRQYPWLP, from the coding sequence ATGAGTGTAAATTGGGAAGCCTTTGGACAATATGAAGATATTTTATATTTTAAGTATGATGGTATTGCGAAAATAGTTATCAATAGACCTCATAAACGTAATGCTTTTCGCCCACAAACGGTGTTTGAACTTTATCATGCTTTTTGTGATGCGAGAGAAGACCAAACTATTGGAGTAATTTTGCTTACGGGCGCAGGCCCTCATACCGACGGCAAATATGCTTTTTGCTCCGGTGGTGATCAAAGTGTCAGAGGGAAAGCAGGATACATTGGTGATGACGGTATTCCTCGTCTAAATGTATTGGATTTACAGCGATTAATTCGCACTATTCCTAAAGTAGTTATTGCTTTAGTTGCAGGATACGCCATCGGTGGTGGTCATGTATTACATTTGATTTGTGATTTGTCGATCGCCGCAGATAATGCTATTTTTGGACAAACAGGCCCGAAAGTGGGTAGTTTTGACGGTGGTTTTGGTGCTAGTTACCTTGCCAGAATTGTGGGACAAAAAAAAGCCCGAGAAATTTGGTTTTTGTGTCGTCAGTATAATGCCCAAGAAGCCTTAGATATGGGATTAGTTAATACAGTAGTGCCTATCTCAGAGTTGGAAAATGAAGGAATCAAATGGGCTCAGGAAATACTCGAAAAAAGTCCTACCGCAATCCGTTGTCTAAAATCCGCTTTCAATGCTGACTGTGATGGTCAAGCAGGATTACAAGAATTAGCTGGAAATGCTACTTTATTATATTATCTCACGGAAGAAGGTACAGAAGGAAAACAGGCGTTTTTAGAAAAGCGATCGCCAAATTTTCGTCAATATCCTTGGCTACCCTAA
- a CDS encoding Maf family protein: protein MMTQFVLASASPARLKLLEMVGIKTIVCSSNYDESQINLSTTVDLVNTLAWKKAEIVAENFSDALVLGCDSVLEVDGEIYGKPNNPENAMKRWQKMRGKVGKLYTGHALIDTGKDQKIIRCGITEVFFANIDDSSIESYVSTGEPLKCAGSFALEGKGGLFVEKIVGCHSNVIGLSLPLLRIMLEDLNYKVTDFW from the coding sequence ATTATGACTCAATTTGTTTTGGCATCCGCATCTCCTGCTAGATTAAAACTATTAGAAATGGTAGGAATTAAAACGATCGTATGTAGTAGTAACTATGACGAATCTCAAATTAATCTAAGCACAACAGTAGATTTAGTAAATACTTTAGCATGGAAAAAAGCGGAAATAGTAGCGGAGAATTTTTCTGACGCTTTAGTTTTAGGCTGTGATTCTGTGCTGGAAGTCGATGGTGAAATTTATGGTAAACCAAATAACCCTGAAAATGCCATGAAAAGATGGCAAAAAATGAGAGGAAAAGTAGGAAAATTATACACTGGTCATGCTTTAATAGACACGGGGAAAGACCAAAAAATTATTCGTTGTGGCATTACAGAAGTTTTTTTTGCCAATATTGACGATTCTTCGATCGAAAGTTATGTTAGTACAGGAGAACCTCTCAAATGTGCTGGAAGTTTTGCTTTAGAAGGTAAAGGAGGATTATTTGTCGAGAAAATAGTAGGTTGTCATAGTAATGTCATTGGCTTAAGTCTGCCTTTGCTACGAATAATGTTAGAAGATTTGAATTATAAAGTCACCGATTTTTGGTAA
- a CDS encoding bifunctional pantoate--beta-alanine ligase/(d)CMP kinase, with the protein MLIVTRITKLKKERSKISSNISVGFVPTMGALHLGHESLIKQARAENDYVIVSIFVNPLQFGKNEDLDKYPKQLEQDKRICEKLGVNLLFTPSNEEIYPLKEETTLVIPPASMMSVLCGKYRDGHFQGVATIVTKLFNLVKPNIAYFGQKDAQQVAIIKKMVNDLNIPVKIKSCAIIREESGLALSSRNQYLTLAEKQEAILLFKSLNIAKGAFLKGEKNTKNLIQIVKNQFKDHHNLTLQYAEIVDRKTLQPLTIITDSALMAIAAFCGETRLIDNIILTVKKPIIAIDGPAGAGKSTVSRRLAQELGFIYLDTGAMYRAITWLVMKNNINITDENSIEQLVNIAEIELLPSEDLKIPVTVKVNSQDVTKEIRTSAVTANVSKVAAQKAVREKMVTLQQEYGKQGGIVAEGRDIGTNVFPEAEFKIFLTASSQARAKRRLMDLQNQGENNVNLEQLIADIEHRDYLDSTRDIAPLKKAENSIEIITDNLTIEEVINKIKSYVQ; encoded by the coding sequence ATGTTAATTGTAACGAGAATCACTAAATTAAAGAAAGAACGATCGAAAATTTCATCTAATATTAGTGTAGGATTCGTGCCAACCATGGGGGCGTTACATTTAGGACACGAAAGTTTAATTAAACAAGCCCGTGCCGAGAATGATTATGTGATCGTCAGTATTTTTGTTAATCCTTTGCAATTTGGCAAAAATGAAGATTTGGATAAATATCCGAAACAATTAGAGCAAGATAAGAGGATATGTGAGAAATTAGGAGTTAATCTTTTATTTACTCCATCTAATGAAGAAATTTATCCGTTAAAGGAAGAAACTACTTTAGTTATACCACCAGCATCGATGATGTCTGTTTTATGTGGTAAATATCGAGATGGACATTTTCAGGGTGTCGCTACCATTGTGACGAAATTATTTAATTTAGTTAAGCCAAATATCGCTTATTTTGGGCAAAAAGACGCACAACAAGTAGCAATTATAAAAAAAATGGTCAATGATCTTAATATTCCAGTAAAAATAAAATCTTGTGCTATTATTCGGGAAGAATCGGGGTTAGCTTTAAGTTCTCGTAATCAGTATTTAACTTTAGCAGAAAAACAAGAAGCCATCTTATTATTTAAAAGTTTAAATATAGCAAAAGGGGCTTTTTTAAAAGGAGAAAAAAATACTAAAAATTTAATTCAAATTGTTAAAAATCAGTTTAAAGATCATCATAATTTAACTCTACAATATGCTGAAATAGTCGATCGAAAAACATTACAACCCTTGACAATTATCACTGATTCTGCTTTAATGGCGATCGCTGCGTTTTGTGGTGAAACTCGTTTAATAGATAATATTATTTTAACCGTGAAAAAACCAATTATAGCTATAGATGGACCTGCAGGAGCTGGAAAATCTACCGTTAGCCGTCGTTTAGCTCAAGAATTAGGCTTCATCTACCTTGATACGGGGGCAATGTATCGAGCAATTACATGGTTAGTCATGAAAAATAATATCAATATCACCGATGAAAACTCTATTGAACAATTAGTAAATATAGCAGAAATTGAATTGTTACCAAGTGAAGATTTAAAAATACCCGTCACGGTAAAAGTTAATAGCCAAGACGTAACTAAAGAAATTCGCACTTCTGCCGTTACCGCTAACGTATCGAAAGTTGCAGCGCAAAAAGCTGTTAGGGAAAAAATGGTAACATTGCAACAGGAATATGGTAAACAAGGGGGAATTGTAGCCGAAGGTAGAGATATTGGTACTAATGTTTTTCCAGAAGCAGAATTTAAGATTTTTTTAACAGCATCTTCTCAAGCAAGGGCAAAAAGACGATTAATGGATTTACAAAATCAAGGAGAAAATAATGTTAATTTAGAGCAGTTAATTGCGGATATTGAACATAGAGATTATCTTGATAGTACTCGTGATATTGCACCGTTGAAAAAAGCAGAAAACTCGATCGAGATTATTACAGATAATTTAACTATAGAAGAAGTAATTAATAAAATTAAAAGTTATGTTCAATAA